One Littorina saxatilis isolate snail1 linkage group LG10, US_GU_Lsax_2.0, whole genome shotgun sequence DNA window includes the following coding sequences:
- the LOC138978555 gene encoding uncharacterized protein, with amino-acid sequence MLPRLSTSDDTHRFSTTSLRSASPTSILQSTFLAGGEDCPSSNHHFSSSLSSVDHENDPQSTSLNSREDCVLDTSEDLSSSNIDRDALHHAPSKGRFMSIDQLVDAVKTMSDHCVKQIPPGNKDNTFCLIDNSVNLEQWNARHRAAYVDDCGAYDSSVGTTVNRYFVLESNKAKSVYKKNGEYATESRKIVNKKTTQEWIPLNPQPNPEDVITGHFVYSKLRSDPSFKKRVTTFSGHSSTFCKPVAVVEYCGIHPGHNQPHGNRKHHGNPYCRTQHTVLSEAAKRAKNQPPRHVYMDMNKENSFDAPSNAKQIRNKKHNEKAANRENRPNGQNVADEVLETIAMLNTQNSVQQIIHCKGKIPSLIVYNKQQMEDLKANCVGENGSVIGFDRTFNVGPCFITPTTYKNKAVWHSESNEHPLMLGPTFLHWDGEFETYHTFISHLKRELQSEDIVVGSDAEKALTKALQLEFPSATHLLCTIHMKDITRYLSEKVGCSMRDRTEIISFIFGEAGIAWADDSATSEFREDRLDDYFIKYPTFQRYYQKHIADKLKRHVQLPLQKGVIDTLWTNNNAESINHRIKQEIDWKPQKLLALIQCLDDISDAHFMDLRKSLYGRGNFVLCEEFRKHSVTPGEWAQKSANWKNKKMTNFLKMKKTAQAGNTLQSTDGRFAMPKSSGIAKKPGQRRRARAEKVKRQ; translated from the coding sequence ATGCTACCAAGGTTGTCGACTTCTGATGATACTCATAGATTTTCCACCACATCCCTTCGATCCGCCTCTCCCACCTCCATTCTTCAGTCCACCTTCCTTGCTGGTGGAGAGGATTGCCCCTCCAGTAATCATCACTTCTCTTCGAGTCTGTCTTCCGTCGACCACGAAAACGATCCTCAGTCGACGTCTCTTAATAGCAGAGAGGATTGTGTCCTTGACACATCTGAGGACCTGTCATCGTCTAACATCGACCGTGATGCTCTACACCATGCACCTTCCAAAGGCCGTTTCATGAGCATAGACCAACTTGTTGATGCTGTGAAAACAATGTCGGATCATTGCGTGAAACAAATTCCCCCAGGAAACAAGGACAACACGTTTTGTCTCATTGATAACAGCGTCAACCTGGAACAGTGGAATGCCAGACATAGAGCGGCTTATGTAGATGATTGTGGAGCTTACGATTCGTCTGTGGGTACGACAGTCAACAGGTATTTTGTTTTGGAAAGCAACAAAGCAAAGTCCGTATACAAGAAAAATGGGGAATATGCGACAGAGAGCAGAAAGATCGTGAATAAGAAAACGACCCAAGAGTGGATTCCATTGAACCCACAACCGAATCCTGAAGATGTCATTACAGGACATTTTGTGTACTCCAAGTTGAGATCTGACCCTTCCTTCAAGAAGCGGGTCACAACCTTTTCGGGACACAGTTCCACCTTCTGCAAACCAGTGGCGGTGGTTGAGTACTGTGGCATTCATCCTGGTCACAACCAGCCGCATGGTAATAGGAAGCACCACGGAAATCCCTATTGCCGAACTCAACACACAGTCCTTAGCGAAGCTGCCAAACGAGCCAAAAATCAACCTCCTAGGCATGTTTACATGGACATGAACAAGGAAAATTCATTTGATGCTCCTTCGAATGCCAAGCAGataagaaacaaaaaacacaacgagAAAGCGGCGAACAGAGAAAACAGACCAAATGGACAAAATGTTGCAGACGAGGTATTAGAAACGATCGCGATGTTGAACACGCAAAATTCTGTGCAGCAGATCATTCATTGCAAGGGTAAAATACCGTCTTTAATTGTTTACAACAAGCAACAGATGGAAGACTTGAAAGCAAACTGTGTGGGTGAAAATGGAAGTGTGATTGGCTTCGACAGAACATTTAATGTTGGGCCCTGTTTCATCACCCCGACTACATACAAGAACAAAGCGGTATGGCACAGTGAAAGCAATGAGCATCCACTGATGCTTGGACCAACATTCCTGCACTGGGACGGCGAATTTGAAACGTACCACACTTTCATCAGCCACTTGAAAAGAGAACTGCAGTCAGAAGACATTGTGGTTGGAAGTGATGCCGAGAAAGCGCTGACAAAAGCCCTTCAGTTGGAGTTCCCATCTGCAACTCATCTCCTTTGCACAATCCACATGAAGGACATCACCCGATACTTGTCAGAAAAGGTCGGTTGCAGTATGAGAGATAGAACTGAAatcatttctttcatttttggAGAGGCTGGCATAGCTTGGGCTGATGACTCTGCCACTTCTGAGTTCCGTGAAGATCGGCTGGACGACTACTTCATTAAGTACCCTACATTTCAGCGGTACTACCAAAAACACATCGCCGATAAACTGAAAAGACACGTCCAGCTGCCCCTTCAGAAAGGTGTCATTGACACACTTTGGACCAACAACAACGCCGAGTCGATCAATCACAGAATCAAGCAGGAGATTGATTGGAAGCCGCAGAAACTGCTTGCCCTCATCCAATGTCTTGACGACATCTCAGATGCCCATTTCATGGACCTACGGAAATCCCTGTATGGACGTGGCAACTTTGTCCTCTGTGAAGAATTCCGGAAGCACTCCGTAACACCTGGAGAGTGGGCACAGAAGAGTGCCAATTGGAAGAACAAAAAAATGACCAACttcttaaaaatgaagaaaacagcACAGGCGGGAAACACACTTCAATCGACTGATGGGCGATTTGCCATGCCCAAATCATCAGGCATCGCCAAAAAACCTGGTCAGAGACGCAGAGCCAGGGCAGAAAAAGTCAAGCGCCAGTGA